In Silene latifolia isolate original U9 population chromosome X, ASM4854445v1, whole genome shotgun sequence, the following proteins share a genomic window:
- the LOC141618334 gene encoding uncharacterized protein LOC141618334 has protein sequence MTNKKSNTFHPALAVTNIRNSVTITLGMDNDQYPLWVALFTNHAKSNRVLHHIIQPKRGGPKAPETAEDMEMWEVLDATVLQWICATVTIDLLETIVEAESTAMECWNRLRNIFLDNQNTRAVTLDQEFSHTSMSDFPTVAAYCQRLKSLADQLKNVGAPVTNNRLVLQLVSGLTEAYNGVGKIIRQANPLPQFYSARSMLALEEASIAKSAATTASQAMYAKNSGDGSSILGPPPASSQGKGKNNRTNKKKGKQGKGAGSGSRGSNSGSFGGGNTAAPTPSSVPKKDLGPKTGYGGWPLQQSPWAYPPCPYPTAAWPRPVGAPRPPFQPRQQAYTAENSPTPTDIEAAMYTLGISPHDPRWFMDTRATSHMTSDVGTLSSFVNLSIKNGIIVGSGQTIPINGYGNSKLPIRNKSFALKNVLHVPQLVKNLVSVRKFTKDNSVTVEFDPLGFCVKDYKTGRRLMRCDSQGDLYPVVPSPIPLHQASYFIALHPSVWHARLGHPGSPIFDSLRINHLISCNGISKQFVCPSCSIGKAVKLPQSITKTIMPFDIIHCDLWTSPV, from the coding sequence ATGACTAACAAGAAATCGAACACCTTCCATCCGGCTCTTGCCGTCACCAATATCAGGAACAGCGTTACCATCACTCTCGGGATGGATAACGACCAATATCCTCTTTGGGTCGCCCTCTTTACGAATCATGCCAAGTCGAATCGAGTGCTTCACCATATAATTCAGCCCAAAAGAGGTGGCCCTAAGGCGCCCGAAACGGCAGAAGACATGGAGATGTGGGAGGTTCTTGATGCTACGGTCCTTCAATGGATCTGCGCAACGGTCACTATTGACCTTCTCGAGACCATTGTGGAGGCAGAATCCACCGCAATGGAGTGTTGGAATCGGTTACGGAATATTTTTCTCGATAACCAAAACACGCGTGCAGTTACTCTCGATCAAGAGTTCTCACACACTTCCATGTCGGATTTTCCGACTGTTGCTGCTTATTGTCAACGTCTCAAATCGCTTGCGGATCAATTAAAGAACGTTGGCGCTCCGGTTACAAATAATCGACTAGTTCTCCAATTAGTCTCAGGTTTAACGGAGGCATATAATGGCGTCGGAAAAATAATCAGGCAGGCAAATCCCTTGCCTCAATTCTATAGTGCCCGGTCTATGCTAGCCCTCGAAGAAGCGAGTATCGCGAAGAGTGCCGCCACAACGGCCTCTCAGGCGATGTATGCGAAGAATTCAGGTGATGGTTCATCAATTTTAGGACCACCACCGGCGTCGTCACAGGGTAAGGGTAAGAACAACAGGACCAATAAGAAGAAGGGAAAGCAAGGGAAAGGCGCTGGAAGTGGTTCGCGTGGCTCCAACTCGGGTAGTTTTGGCGGGGGAAATACTGCTGCTCCTACCCCGTCTTCTGTTCCTAAGAAAGACCTTGGCCCAAAGACGGGTTATGGCGGCTGGCCCTTGCAACAATCGCCTTGGGCTTACCCTCCATGTCCTTATCCTACAGCAGCTTGGCCACGTCCTGTTGGAGCACCGCGACCACCGTTTCAGCCTAGGCAACAGGCTTATACGGCAGAGAACTCGCCTACCCCGACTGATATAGAAGCCGCGATGTACACCTTGGGCATTAGTCCTCATGATCCGCGTTGGTTCATGGATACAAGAGCGACTTCTCACATGACATCGGATGTAGGTACTCTTTCTTCCTTTGTTAATTTGAGCATTAAAAATGGTATTATAGTTGGAAGTGGTCAGACTATACCAATTAACGGATATGGAAACTCTAAACTACCCATTAGAAATAAGTCATTTGCCCTTAAAAATGTCCTACATGTCCCTCAACTCGTCAAAAACCTTGTGTCGGTCAGAAAATTTACCAAAGATAATTCCGTCACCGTAGAATTTGACCCTCTTGGTTTTTGTGTGAAGGATTACAAGACGGGGAGGCGTCTAATGAGATGTGATAGTCAAGGAGACCTATATCCAGTTGTGCCATCACCAATTCCGCTCCACCAAGCGTCGTATTTTATTGCACTTCACCCGTCAGTCTGGCACGCCCGGCTCGGGCATCCTGGATCACCAATTTTTGATTCGCTCCGAATAAATCATTTAATTTCTTGTAATGGAATTTCGAAACAATTTGTTTGTCCTTCTTGCTCAATTGGTAAGGCGGTTAAATTACCGCAATCTATTACTAAGACAATTATGCCATTTGATATAATTCACTGTGACCTATGGACTTCACCCGTCTAG